CCTCACTCCTCAGAGATTTAACTGGGATATGGCTATTTTAAGAGTCCCTTCCCCAGGGGTGGTGGTTCCTAGTTCCCTCCCACTTGCTCCTCTGAAGgggggaaacctcagagactcaTCCTGACTGCAATGGAGGGACTTTCCTCCTTTGCTGTCTGCTGGGACTTGGGAACTCACCCTCCTCCGCTGCCGGGCAGTACAGATGAAAGTACATAGGCTTGCAAGGAGAAGCAGCACTATGCCGGCTCCAACTCCTGCCCCGATCAGCACATAGCTATTCCATTCAGCAGCCTTCACTGTGGAGAGAGAAGTGAGAGAATTGGAGAGACGGAcatagagagagacacagagagagagacagcatggGCCTTTGAATGGAGGAAGTGGTGGTGGTCTCCCTACCCACAGTGTAGTCAATGCTGGTCATCATGTTATTCTCCACCTTAAGGCTGCATCTCCACAGCCCCACAGTCTTGGTCTTCACCTTCACCTCACTGTGTCCTGACATATTTAATTTCTTCTCAGTCCCATTCACATGCTCCCAGAACAGCTGGGCATTAGGTGGGATAGGAGCCGAGAGCTTGCAGAGCAGGGTCACGTTAGCCCATTTGGAGAGCGGCCCAACAGGGTCAGCAGAGACTGTAAAGAGAACAAGAGGGGGACATGCAAATGAGGGGATGGAAACATCCTTTCCATAGGGTCTGAGATAGAGTCTCAGGGGTCTCCAGACGGTAGGCACCTTTTTGGGGGGACCTCCCATACTCCTGCCCCACTTCCTCTGTAGTGTCCATAGGGGCCACAACTTCCTCTCACCTGTCATCACCACCAGGTGGATGGCCTTCTCCACACGGCCACGGCTGACTGTGAACTGGCACTGATACCATCCAGCATCCTTGAACTGGACTCTGCGCAGTTTCACTTCCAGGTGATTGCTGGGTTTCCATGTAACCTGCATGTTGGCCATTTGCTTAGACAAGAGCAGCTCTTTAGAGGTGACATTGAAGTTAAACTTCTCCAGGTACTTGCTGCTTATCATCTCTTTCCACTCCAAGCCTCCCCTGACATACTCCAGCTCTCTTATCTGCAGCAGGTGAGTGCTCAGAGAGTAGGAGAAGGACACAGAAGAATTAACAGCTTTGTAGAGCGTCTCCTGGTTCAAATTATGAAAACCTGAATTCAGAGCAGAAAGAGGAGAACATACGGAAGTGTGGGGAGCAATAGTCTCATCATCAATTTTGCAACTTCACCATGGAGCAGGGAGGAGATAGTCCATCCCTCTGTCTAGCTCTAGGGAGACCCCATCTGGGTTATTGTGCTCAGTTCTggaggagttcagagaagagccacaacagTTCAGGAGGCCAGAAGGGTTGGGTTCTTGGGAGAGATTCAAAGGGCTAAATCCATCCAGCTAAGCAAAGCTACAACTGGGACAAGGAAATGAGAATCATCTGCATGAGTCTGAGATGCACaaatccctgggggagggggactgtttAGGAGAACAAGGGGGAACAGGGTGAGACTGAGCCAAGGAACAGGAGCTCAGGAGCCAACCTCCAGTGCTGAGGGGTCTGTGAGCCTGGAGATCCTGAGAGGAAGGCCCTGGTGCTGCATTGATCAGGACACTGGGAACTAGGAAACCAGGTAATGAATTGTGACCTTTCCCTGGGCTTGTGTGTGAGGAGGAGATGGGATCTGTTTAGATTTATCCACCATCTTCTGCATTTTCTAGGCATCTGCAAAGATCTGAGACAGATCCATGCTTTTCTTACCTATCACCAGCACCTTATAGGGTATGTCCAGCTTAGCAGACAGGGATGTGATGTGGCACCTCCAGGTTCCACTGTCCTCAGCCTGGAGGTTGTGTATCTGCAGACTGAGTCCACCATTCTTCAATTCTCTTGACTGAGTGGCTGTCACTTTGTCCTTGCGGTTGTTGGACCAGGTGACGCTGGCACTTGAGGAACCTTGTATGCTCAGCGTGAGATTGTCACCCTGCAGGAGGTAGCCACTAGGAGAGCCTGTAactgtgaagagagagagagcccatcCAGTGAGTCCTGTCCTCCACCAGCTTcctccaggggaggggctgggactgAAGGTGAGCATGGGGATCTCAGCAGAAGGGCAATCTGAGGaggcagggctagctggaggaAAGGGATCTGCGATAGCTCAAGCCAGAGGAGATGGACAAAGGACAAGGACCTCAGTAAAGTGTTGTCTCAAAGCTCCTTGCACTCTCATCTCGCTGTCCCGGATCACTCACCTTCAAACACCTGCAACTGGACCTTGAAAGTTCTGGAACCGACTACACAGAAGTACTTGCCAGCATCAGAGTGCTCCAGCTGTGACAGTATCAGGGAGAAGTTCCCCTTGTACATCTCCTGCTTATTTAATTCAGATCGACTGACCAATGGAGTTTTGCCTTTGGGGAGAGTAAAAAGGCTGTGGGTGAAAGCTGCTCCCCAGGAGGGGATTCTCTAGCCCTGTATGAGGGACAAGGGTGTGGTGAATTTGGAATTCTACCTCTCAAGAGGCGCGTCTGATGCTGGATCACAACTAGGTCATTGTATTTCCAGGTCACCCCATCACTGTGGGATTTGTCAATACAGGGCAGGATCACCTGTTCCCCAACAGCACCAAACACTGTTGTCTCTCCCTCAGCCATAATGGGGATCAGACCTGAAAGAGACCCCCCAAAATAATGGGGGGAAGGAACAGTCATTACAGTGGCAAAATTAATACCCCCTCTCCATCAAAATGGACCCCAAACCTCCTAATCCCCCACACTCTTTCCTGGGAGTCTACCCCATTTTTACTTGCTCTTTTTCTTCTTGCAGTCTTCCCAAAATCTCTAGTCTCCTCATTCCAACCACCTCAACTCTCGTCCataaaatctatctatctatctatctatctatctatctatctatctatctatctatctatctatctatctaacaaACGGTGACAGATGTGGCATTTTCCTGCAATATCCAtgaaaaaccttactgaattaagtgtaCATATATCTGGATTAAGTTTAAATACATTGAattaaatgcaaaggttatgtATTGTTGTGGGCTGGGAtgtatgtaacctctctaggGGTGAGCTGTGATGTGAACCCTGGGAACTGttatgaacttcaaaggactgtattgaacaatgtgccagacaagaatggacttttggggaCAAACAGTGTCAAGTGGTTTGTCTGGGGACTCTCCAGGGGGAGGTGAATGTGAAAACCCAGCCTTATGGAGCTGTGCCCTGAGAAGGGGACCATTGTTTGCTGATCATCTGCCCCTGGAATCTCAAGATGAAAGGCCCAAGGTGTATAAAGAAGAGACTGACCTATTCATGGTTGTTCTGGGTCTGACTCTGggacagttatgaacttgtaaccacagggaaaaccctgtgtggggtttgaaggacggACTTCTACCAGAGCCCTTGTTAGAGGTGGGATGATCACTGCtaaatactttttttgtttttagcatgttttctctgtattgcTTTTGCCTTAGGAATAAATGTATTGGCTTAGAAAGACCTGTGTGGTAACTTCTAACTGCTAGCAATTACCCTGTTCATatcctctggagagaaagcacagTGCAGACATTATCCTTGTAGGCAGTCCTTACtagggaattcacagtgtaggtagggaactgtacagcctgggaataccccagtcaggagggagagagacacgggTCTTTGTCCAAGAGAGGAGATGGCTGGGGAGCTGAAAGCCTAAGTGGGTGTTGCCTAAATCCTAGTATGCTTGTGTTTGTCTCTATCTCTGTCTCTGACACTTTCTGTCCCACTCTGGAGTTACAGCCATCTCTGTCTTTGTCTTTCTCTCTGACCTTTCTTCCCACTCCTGCTGACCTTACTCTCCATTCTCCCCCTTGGATTTTCTCCCTTCATttctgtctcctgtggctctcTCTTCTTTCAGTCCCATTTTTTTCCATTCCTGCACACCCTCCCTACAttgccttctctctctttccctagcTGACAGAGATTCTGTTCTGTTTTAAACATATATACAAACTTCTCCCTGGGCCTGTGTCTCCAGAAGGCTGCAGTATGGCCatcaaaaatcacgagtcaggccACCAAAAATCAAGAgaacaaaaatcatgagattttaaaaaataaataaatcagtgaccagttctttttctttgttttctgttttggtgTTTTCAGGCCACACTCGGGTCAggatttcaagcttttctctaaaCTGGAGAGGCAAAAACTCTTTTTTTCTaattgaaagctgagagtcttGTGCAATCGTTCTCCATTCctggagctggggttttaagaaaaacaccacgTATGGCAAGAGCTCCAATCAAATCACAACAATTGGCAAAACTGAGTCTGTCACAGCAAATCCCTTCATAGGAAACATCAcagggattggggtggggtgctgcagggggcagtatTTTCCCTCCTGCACTTTGTGGTGAGTGGTTGGGATCGGTGCTGTATTCGATGTGATAGTGCCCAAAGGTCAGGTCCCTTACAAACAATTCCACAGATTTGCAGGTTATTGGGAGCCCTGACCCACAGGACCAGGACTGGTCTTGGCACCCCTGCCCCAATATCATGACATCTTATCACTTCAGTCAGTGCAAAGTCTCCCTGCTGCAGCATTGCCAACACCATGCATTCAAAACTCCAAACTCAGACTCCCTTCCCCcgcaaatcatgagattggcttaaaaattacgatttaaaaaaaaaaaataaaccacactGGTTTGCACCTGCATTCTGATTTTTATAGGGAAGTTGCCCAGCCCCAATTTGTATGTTGTCATTTCAGGTTCAATATTCAAActgaaacatacacacacaagtgcAGGAGGTCTCCCGTTTGGCTGCTTGGGGGCAGAGCCCCCTTGCCTCTCCTACTCTTGATGGCAGAGAGCTGATCACTGACTATATAGGTTTGCACTCATCTAAAATTTTGCAGGACAGTCCTACATTTAGGAATCTGTCCTACCTCCTTGAGCCAGCCTGCAGCCTGTACCCCGAGCAGACAGACCCTTCGTACAAAAATACTCTGCAGTCTAGGGGACACCAAGGCCTCATACCTCTACACTATGGGAGAGGCAATTATTATCCCACCCACTTTATAGATAAGGTAATTTCTAGCAGAattgagaatagaacccaggcctctAACATAGGAGACCCAAATATCAACCATCCTGCAAAACTGCCtttctttaaataataataataaaaaaatctgtcatACACCTATATGTCTGGCCAGCCTGTCTGTAAACACTAGACCATACTCCCCTCCTAGAGCTAGCTGCGGAATATCTGGGTAGTTCACTGGCAAAGTGGGTGTCACACAACCCTGTAGTAGTTGGTCCACataaagaatcatagaaaattagggttggaagagacctcaggaggtcatctagttcaacgcccttctcaaagcaggaccatccccaactaaatcatcccagccagggctttgtcaaacttggccttaaaatcctctaagatggagattctaccacctccctaggtaacccattccagtgcttcaccagcctcctagtataatagtttttcctaatatccaacctagacctcccccactgcaacttgagaccactgattcttgttctgtcatctgccaccactgagaccagcctagctccatcctctttggaaccccccttcaggtaattgaaggctacTATTAAATCCcctccactcttctcttctgcagattaaataagcccagttccctcagcctctcctcgtaagccatgccccagccccctaatcattttcgttgccctctgctggactctctccaatttgtccacatcccttctgtagtgggggcccaaaactggatgcaatactccagatgtggcctcaccagtgccaaatagaggggaataatcacttccctcgatctgctggcaatgctcctactaatgcagcccaatatgctgttagcatttttggcaacaagggcacactgttgactcagatccagcttctcgtccactgtaatccccaggtccttttctgcagaactgccgcttagcaagtcggtccccagcctgtagcgatgtatgggattcttccatcctaagtgcagaactctgcacttgtccttgttgaacctcatcagatttcttttggctcaattctccaatttgtctaggtcactctggaccctatccctaccctacagtgtatctacctctcccccaaacttagtgtcatccgcgaacttgctgagggtgcaatccatctcatcatccagatcatcAGTGAAGTTGTTGAATGAAACTGAGCCCAGGACCAACCCATGGGgcctccacttgataccggctgccaactagacatcgagccattgatcactactcattgagcccaacgatctagccagctttctatccaccttatagtccattcatccaatccatacttctttaacttgctggcaagaatactgtgggagaccgtatcaagagctttgctaaagtcaagatatagcacTTTACgttcaccgctttccccatatccacagagccagttatctcatcatagaaggcaaccatgaattgcccttggtgaatctatgttgactgttcctgatcaccttcctctcctacaagtgcttcaaaatggattccttgaggacctgctccatgatttttccagggactgaggtgaggctgactggtctgtaattccccggattctccttcttcccttttttaaagatgggcactacattagcttttttccagtcatccgggacctcccccgatcgccatgagttttcaaagatgatggccaatggctccgcaatcatatccaccaactcctttagcaccctcggatgcagcgcatccggccccatggatttgtgctcatccagtttttctaaatagtcccgaaccacttctttctccacggagggctggtcacctcctccccatactgtgctgcccagtccagcagtctgggagctgaccttgtttgtgaagacagaggcaaaaaaagcattgagtacattagctttttccacatcctctgtcactaggttgcctccctcattcagtaaggggcccacactcagggccggctctggcttttttgccgccccaggagcgccgggaggagggcggagagcccggccgcggccccgctctccctgaccggccggagtgccgggaggagggcggagagcccggctgcgGCCCGGCTCTCCCCggccagccagagcgccgggggagggcggccccgctctccctggccggccggagcgccaggggagggcggcgagcccagctggagccccgctctccccgaccagctggagcgctggggggagggcggcgagcccggcagcggccccactctccccgaccggctggagcgccgggaggagggcggagagcccggccgcggtcccgctctccccggccggctggagcaccgggggagggcggccccactcttcccggccggctggagcgctgcggggagggcggcgagcccggccgcggctccgctctccccggcggccggagcgccgggaggagggcggagagcccggccggggccccactctccccgaccagccagagcgccgggaggagggcggagagcccggccgcggccctgctctccccgaccggccggagcgccaggaggaAGGCGGAGAGCCTGGCCGTGGTCCCGCTCTCCCTGGCCAGCCGAAGCGccaggggagggcagcgagcccgctgtggctccgctctcccctgctgagtgccgcccccttccaggtgccgccccaagcacatgcttggtaggctggtgcctggagccggccctgcccacactttccttgactttcctTTAGCACAAGGAGATCTGTGCTGTGACTCTGAAAAGCCAAGGGTTCAAGTCCTGCTAAAAAATCCATGTGGAAAAAATACTCTGTGATCATGTTATGAAAGACTGTCTCATAACACATATGCAGACACGGGCTAGGTTCCATAGCTAGCATTAGTTCCAGCATCTCCTATTGTTTGACGTTAAACCTCCATGTTCTTGGATGTAATATTTGTCTTCCTATGGGACCCCCTCTACGCTAGCATTAATGGAGGGATGGATGCCTCAGGGCATTGCCAATGGGTTACAGAGATGGTCACCAGTCTGACTCCAGCGCAGCTCAGTGGAGACTGAAGGTTGTTTCCATCTAATGGATCTTCAGTGGTTAATtaaatcttcactgcagagttaacccaggCTCTCACCCAGGTGCTGCTTCTAACCCCCCTTCTGTCCACTCACAAAACCCTCTCACTTGAGTTTAGTGGTGTTTTCAGCATGGGCTAATTGGCCTGGCTATGGGTACTGGCTAGTGCCCAAGTAAGCCACCCGCTTTGCAGGGAGGAGACAGGCTAAATCACTCAAGTATTTATAGACCTCCAGTGCCTTTCCAcaatcctcccctctcccccaccgccccatgtcctcccacaattcactgggaaagaattatggaacagctcagcttactgcagcatAAAGAACCCTGGGATGTGCCCCCAGGAGTCCTAGAGACACACACGGGTAAATGCAGTGGCAGTGAGGTCACAGTCATACAGGTTATGGTTTTGAAGTATGGCTGCTCACACCCAGGCTAGGTTAACCCAGGTGCTCAAACATGGGTGCTGATCATCTGAGTTACCTGTGCAGGGAAGACACACCCTAAGAGGGGCCATCTTCCCTGGTGTGGTGATCCAGCCAGTGTGTTCTCCCTGGAGTTTGATATCGAATTCAATGTATTTTATGCTGTCCCTAGATTTCCAGTTCTCCTGGGGCTGCAGATTTCTGTATTATCACATGTAGCTGCATAGCGGTTGCCTCACTTTTACCTAATAAGGCCATCTTAGGCTTGTGGATTCAGTCCCATTGTCAGTAAATcggagatggcagccattttgaaaaaggGCAAAACTTGTTTAGTTTGAAGCAAGAAATCAGGAGATCGTAAAGAGATGAAAAATACCCAAGCTGCTGCACCACACCCTGCCCAGCCAGGGACTCACCGAGCTGCATCACAGAGAAGATAGCAAGGATGCTGTTTGCCATGACGGAGAATGGATCCATCCTCTTGGATTGTTCCTTCCCTCCGTGAACTGTGAGCTGGAAATATCGTCCAGGTAAAGGGATCCTAATGCAGAAAAACCCAAATGAACTATTAATAGTGGTTTATTTTCCACGTCTTGTTGCTCCATGGCTGGGACTATGTACTTGGTCAATGCCCCTGGTGTCTGCTGTGCTCCAGCACAGCTAGGTGGAAATTCTATCACAGAGTCAGGTGAATTCAATATGACAATGAAGAATCCAGCCAGTGTGTTCTCCCTGGAGTTTGATATCAAATTCAGTGTATTTTACACTGTCCCTAGATTTCCAGTTCTCCTGGGGCTGCAGGTTTCTGTATGATAACATGTAGCTGCTGCCTGTCGAAGTTGTGGGAGTGAGGGGTGCTGGAGGATTTTCAGTAGCACAGCAGCAGTTGGCCTTTCTGTGCCTGGAAAGGCACTTTGGGGTTCCTGCACCCAGGTGGCAGTTGAGGCCTTTGCCCCAGATAGGGGTTGCAtctcctctttcccttcctctctgAGAAGACAGGGGAAACTTTGAACTTGAATGGGCAGAGGGGAGGTTAGAGGGCCTGCAAAGGCAGAGCAAAAATCTGGCCTTAATTGCTTCTTTGTGATGGATACAGACAGCCTGGAAAGCtctttttaaagggttttttggttagttagtttgtttttgttttttaccttagaaatCTCATGACTGTCAAGTCTGGTGTTCCCTGGAGGACTCATTGGGATTCTCAGAAATGTGGAGCAGGGAAGAAGGGGAGGAGTAGAAATAGTAGTAAAGAGAGTTTTTCTCCCAAGTGTTTACagcatttaaattaaataggtGTTAACTGAAAATCATGGAAAGAAAACCCAAAGGACTATGGTCTGAGTAAAAAGTTGATAAATTTCACACCCTGGGCGATGTAATTAAGATGACCTAAGACCCAGTGTGGACActgctatgttgatggaagaattctagctactgtctctcaggcaggtctacacttaaaacactgctgtagcacttaagtGAAGACTCTCCTATGCCgacggaagagagctctcctATTGGCATAGTTAAAACTCCTCCCTGAGAAgaggtagctatgtcggcgggagaagctctcccgtcaatATAGTGCTGTTTACACCAGGGTTAAAGTTGGTataattacattgctcaggggtgtggattttccacacctgtgagcgacatagttatacctaCATAGGTCTGTAGTTTAGGCCTGGCcttagagaggtggattaactacacctgTGAAAGAACTACATCGCTGTAGTAAATGTCTGCACTACAGTGAGGCAGCTGTTGCTCTGTAGCTGTGCTGCAGTAGCATATCTGGTGCAGACCTACCCTGAGTGTAAGAGCTAGAAAAATATGTAGGGTCCTATTCTCCCCCGTGCTTGACCGTAGTGCAGGGAAGTGGCCATTGGAACCAGTTGTGGCTCCCTGATCCATGGCTGCCTTGCAGCAGTTACTCTAACTTCTACTGCTGGCTCTACCATTTCCTCTCCCACTCTCAACATGCATCAATCTGTCACcaaaatgccccctcccccatcttcacTGCCTCCGTCAGCTTTCCATTGGCAGATTCTCTGGGTGTAGGGAAAATTGCCCTGTGGGACTCTGTGGCCTGTTTAAGTTCATCATGCACTGCTTTACACAGTGCAAAATGAACTTTGTGggccagagaatctggcccttatttttaTAAATGAACGTTCACATTCTGGAGCAAGGGGTGGACTCTATGTAAGACACACTCCATGGCTGCAGAATCACAAAATACAGAAAGGGCCACAGGTGATATAGatggatcccgagaaaggggaggAATGGTACAGGGGCAGCAGAGCTAGGAAGAGGGACAGGTTCAGTTATACActgcggtgggcggggggggggggctcccctcttCCTGGCCCTGCTTCCTCTGTTACCATCCTTCCTCATTCTCTGGATCTATCTTTCTCACCTGCAGCCCTTGTGTTTTGTGATTCTACAGCCATGGAATGTGGGGGTTGCAAGTCACGGGAGAAAGGAGGGACAGACATGGCTAGGAGAGCAAAGTCCCCCTTGGGTATTCCTGGAATGGTGCAGGTTTGCAGGAAacaggagggatggggatggagaaCAAAGTCACCCATGTAACCACAGGACAGTGGGGGGAAGCAGGACTTGGGAAGAACAGAAGGGGCCAGAGAGCAAAGCCCCCTGTGTTTCCCTAACACAAACCCCATACCTCAGGTGGCTTCAGAGATGGTGTTGGGGCCACCATGCTCTGGTATCAGACCTCTCCCTaccctccctctggctcctttcATGCCCCCTCACCATTTCCTTCTCTTCTAGCTTCCTCAGCTCCACGAAGCAGGATATCTGTAACCCCTTTAGCGCACTGCAGTGGTCGTGGTTAGGGCCGGATACAGAGCAGGAAGAGGAGCTCCGGGGACAGAAGGTAAGGGGGTGGCAGGTAAGTTGAGTTGTTCCTGTTTCTAAATTTAAGCTCTGTTGAATTTCCTCTTCAAGGCAAGAAGCTTGGCTgcctggggttggggtggggaaggggcattaCAGTCCCactattgccaatcccaagcattgcaaaaatcatgagattggattaaagatcatgagattttaaaaaatactaaatgttggtttctttttatttgtcttctggtttgtGGGCCTTTATGGCTCCCATTGtcaagtgtttctctccagccatgagggctagaaacttactccaGGAGCTGAAGCTTTAAGACAAACACCGACTATCATGAGACTCACGATAAAGTCATGAAAATTGGTAA
The Emys orbicularis isolate rEmyOrb1 chromosome 1, rEmyOrb1.hap1, whole genome shotgun sequence DNA segment above includes these coding regions:
- the CD4 gene encoding T-cell surface glycoprotein CD4; translation: MDPFSVMANSILAIFSVMQLGLIPIMAEGETTVFGAVGEQVILPCIDKSHSDGVTWKYNDLVVIQHQTRLLRGKTPLVSRSELNKQEMYKGNFSLILSQLEHSDAGKYFCVVGSRTFKVQLQVFEVTGSPSGYLLQGDNLTLSIQGSSSASVTWSNNRKDKVTATQSRELKNGGLSLQIHNLQAEDSGTWRCHITSLSAKLDIPYKVLVIGFHNLNQETLYKAVNSSVSFSYSLSTHLLQIRELEYVRGGLEWKEMISSKYLEKFNFNVTSKELLLSKQMANMQVTWKPSNHLEVKLRRVQFKDAGWYQCQFTVSRGRVEKAIHLVVMTVSADPVGPLSKWANVTLLCKLSAPIPPNAQLFWEHVNGTEKKLNMSGHSEVKVKTKTVGLWRCSLKVENNMMTSIDYTVVKAAEWNSYVLIGAGVGAGIVLLLLASLCTFICTARQRRRRRAEKMARARRDLIERRTCQCQRQLKNDYSNA